A region from the Halonatronomonas betaini genome encodes:
- a CDS encoding glycoside hydrolase family 13 protein, with product MSNWWKDGIIYQIYPKSFQDSNGDGIGDIPGIISRLDYLDYLGIDMLWISPIYESPDADNGYDISDYYKIRPEFGSDQDFEELLIELHRRDIRLILDMVVNHTSDEHEWFQKSRKDPAGPYGDFYHWQPGNNGELPSNWGSFFGGPAWTWDEIRQEYYLHLFHKKQPDLNWENPEVRQEIYKMMRHWLDRGVDGFRLDVINLLDKADGYPDGQIKDGQKYGNGVPYFSNGDRLDDYLAEMNNEVFRHYDMVTIGETIATDASQAKTFISSENHPLDMLIHFEHMSVDHGDGKWDKAEFDLVEFKNIIDNWDKEIRPEGWNAFYLNNHDQPRAVSRFGDDENYHYQSATMLATMLLTLPATPFVYQGEEIGMTNYNFQDFNELRDIESINYYKSKAKENKEKAALKRISEIGRDNARTPVQWSKELNAGFSEGKPWIKVNPNYQAINLSQQRDDEDSILNYYRALIEFRRNNQALISGSFEQIAADDEEIFAYWRRLDGVSYLVLLNFSNKEQSFLADSFCSILSYVNGNYFEEKEHPDNSLPDLKPYEARIYRQSN from the coding sequence TATGAGTCTCCTGATGCTGATAATGGCTATGATATTAGTGATTATTATAAAATAAGGCCTGAATTCGGTTCTGATCAGGATTTTGAGGAATTATTAATAGAACTTCATCGTAGAGATATTAGACTGATTTTAGATATGGTTGTTAATCATACATCTGATGAACATGAGTGGTTTCAAAAATCAAGAAAAGATCCAGCCGGGCCATATGGTGATTTCTATCACTGGCAACCTGGCAATAATGGAGAGTTGCCATCTAATTGGGGCTCGTTTTTTGGAGGGCCTGCCTGGACCTGGGATGAAATCCGCCAGGAATATTATCTCCATTTATTCCATAAAAAGCAGCCTGATTTAAACTGGGAAAATCCTGAAGTCAGGCAGGAAATTTATAAGATGATGAGGCACTGGCTTGATAGAGGTGTTGATGGTTTTCGGCTTGATGTTATTAATCTTTTGGATAAAGCAGATGGGTATCCAGATGGTCAGATTAAAGATGGCCAAAAGTATGGTAATGGAGTTCCTTATTTCAGTAATGGTGATAGATTGGATGACTATCTGGCAGAGATGAACAATGAAGTTTTTCGCCATTATGATATGGTTACTATTGGCGAAACAATAGCAACAGATGCCAGTCAGGCTAAAACCTTTATTAGTTCTGAGAACCATCCCCTTGATATGCTTATTCATTTTGAGCATATGTCTGTTGATCATGGAGATGGGAAGTGGGATAAAGCGGAATTTGATCTGGTAGAATTTAAAAATATAATTGATAACTGGGATAAAGAGATAAGGCCGGAAGGCTGGAATGCTTTTTATCTAAATAACCATGACCAGCCCAGAGCAGTAAGCCGTTTTGGAGACGATGAGAATTACCATTATCAGTCTGCCACAATGCTGGCTACTATGCTTTTAACATTACCTGCTACTCCCTTTGTTTATCAGGGCGAAGAGATAGGGATGACAAACTATAATTTTCAAGATTTTAATGAATTAAGAGATATTGAATCTATTAATTATTATAAAAGCAAAGCAAAAGAAAATAAGGAAAAAGCAGCCTTAAAAAGGATTTCTGAAATAGGTAGAGACAATGCCAGAACTCCTGTACAATGGTCAAAGGAATTAAATGCCGGCTTTTCAGAGGGTAAGCCCTGGATAAAGGTTAATCCTAATTATCAAGCTATAAATTTAAGTCAGCAGAGGGATGACGAAGATTCTATTTTAAATTATTATAGAGCTTTAATAGAGTTTAGAAGAAACAACCAGGCATTAATATCCGGTTCTTTTGAACAGATTGCTGCTGATGATGAGGAAATTTTTGCTTATTGGAGGAGGCTTGATGGGGTTAGTTATTTAGTTTTATTGAACTTCTCTAATAAAGAACAGAGTTTTTTAGCTGATTCCTTTTGCTCTATTTTAAGTTATGTTAATGGCAATTATTTTGAGGAAAAAGAACATCCAGATAATTCTCTGCCAGATTTAAAACCCTATGAAGCAAGAATTTATAGACAGTCAAATTAA